Part of the Maridesulfovibrio sp. genome, GTAATTTGTCCTCAGAGACTCCACCGCCCGTATCAGTTACTAGCAAGCGAGCGTAATTACCTTTTACATCGGCTGTTATAGACAGGCGGGGTTTGAATATTTTGAATTCAGCGCTGCCTTGGCGGAGCAGTTCTATTTGCCTGAGCTCCATGGCGGTCTGGCTGTTTCTTATCAAGTTGAGCAGGATTTCCCATGTTTTGTATTGGTCAACCAGAACTTCTTCTTCCCTGATCATCCATTTTTTAAAATCAAATTGCAGGTCCAACCTTGCCCGAGAGTATTTCCGGTCTTTTTCGAGCCTATCTGTAAGTTTTGCTGCCAGTTCGTCAAGACCTATCAACTGCGGTTTAAAAGAAAGTCTTTTCTCCAAATCGCGGAGGTGTTCGATAATACTTTCTTCAAAAGGGGTTACTATCTGGTTGTACAATTCCCTTTCTTTAACCTTGGGCAGATCGTTGACAATGGTATGAATCTGGGATTTCCAAGAATTTTGGAGCACCATAAGTTCATCCTTAACCATATTTGCCTGAGTAATCATGTCGTCAGTAAGTTTTTCCGTGGCGACCATGAGTTCCAGTTGTCTGCGTCTTTGGCGTTCATCGCGGATGGATTTTTCCCGTTCCACTTTTTCCCGGTCTGCTGGAGATTTGCGTTTGGTCATTATAAACATAAAAACGATTGCAACCACATAGAGGGTCATAAATGACCGGCTTAGGAAAAGCTTGGAAGAGAAGTTACCGGTCATATGCAGCAATCTTGAAAAAATGAAGGCAAAGAAAATATTGAAGAATCCGACATAGGTCATGGTTTCACGCCCCCCGATCCTCCAGGAAAAATAAAGACTGGAAACTACCAAAAAAATGCAAAAAATATAATGTCTTGCAATGCTGTCAGTTATAAGGTCGAAGAGAACGTAGGCGAGTACATAGAAGCTTGCCAGTATGGGAAGCCGCCAGCTTGTATTATTTAATTTGGACCTTGATTTTTTCCCGTTATATCCTGACAAGTAATCCACTATGCTTTTATCTTTCTTTTTCATTTCGGTTTGCCCTTGAAAGGTTGGTCGCTGTTGGCTTCTTGTGCCGCAATACTAGGTTCTGGGCAAGGATAGATTTGTGGCTGTGCTTGACTTTTACACGCTCTGCTTTAACACAACCTGTTATAAAGTGCGATTGCATTGCCCATAACCCTGTTTTAAGGTCTTTTCAAAACTTCTTCCTGAAGATGAAGGAACTATGAATAAAAAATCAATCATTATAGCCCTGACAGCTCTTATCGTGATTGTTTCCGGATGTGCAAAGCAGCCTTCTCCGGAGACGGATGAACCTACGATTGTTACTGATGGCAGCTTTGATGTGTCGAAGCTTGTGGGTAAAACTCCACTCAGTCTTGCCGGTTATGTTGAGTATGCAGCTTCTCAGCAATATTCTTCGTTGGACAGCATTTACAATCGTCCCCCGGAAGATATGGCCGGAAATTATATTGTGCAACTCAGCAAAAGCAACGAAATTGTGAATCTGGATGAGGATGTTTCTACCTTTATACATGAAGGCAGTGTTCTTGCTTCAGGCGGCAAAAATGGAGTTGTCCGTTTGTACGGGGGGCAGGGGTGTGCTGCTGTCCAGGCCGCTTCAAATCCGGTTAATTCCGTAGCATGGTTTCCTGATTCTCCCTATTTGGCTGTTTCATCCGGTCAGGGTAAGGTTGTCGAAATATTTAATGTTAAGGAATGTGCACGGGTGCGTATTCATGACGTGAACAGCACTGTAGATATGTTCGCTGTTTCTCCCCGGGGAAGCTGGCTGGCTTTGATTGATGAGGCCCGCAGGTTATGGGTCGGCCCGCCTAATGGAAAATTGCGCAAGATCGATCGTTTTACCTATCAGCCTCTTTCCCTGACCTTTTCCAATGAAGAAGGTATCCTCATGGGTGTGGATACTACCGGGAAAATGGTCATGTGGAGTCCGCTTAAATTGACTCGAATTTTTGATCAGAAGATTAAAGGCGGGCCTTTTAAATCGGTTAAAGCTTATGGCCCCCATCTCAATATTGTTACAGAGAAGGATCAGCGTTTTCAGTGGGATGTCAGTAAGAGGGTAAAGTCTCCTTTCTTTGAGCAGGAAGATGGTTTTTTTCTCAAGAACGGGGTTTTGTTTTACAAGTCCCCGCGCAAACGCTTTTCCAGAAAAATTCAATTTAAGCCGGTTTCTTTTAGCGTGGAACGCTCTCCGTCAGGCAAGGTCTACCGGGTCAGCGATGTGGATGGAGCGATAAGATACTACTCTTCGCTGGATGGCAGTCCTCTCAAGGGGGAGTATGATTTTGCCGACTGGAAGGAAGTTAAGATAGAACGCGATTATTGTTTTGCCGAGCGAGGCCGAGAGTTCTCGCTAGCAGTTCCCATTGCACAGCGAGAATTTCAAAGGTTGTATTGCAGGTATATACCAAGTAAAGGGTATTACCTCTGGTGGAAAAAAGTGGCCCGTCCGGACGACTATTTTAAGTCACGCGGAATGCTTCCTCGTCGCTCGGGAATTTCTGTTGAAACTCCGCTTGAGTGGGAACCGTTGGAGAGAAAACGTATTGATATCAGGGATTAATCCCTGAAATGATAATAATTAAGTAGAGGATATTATGCAGGAAAAAAGAGTTCGTATTGCAGCCCTTAAAAAGGGGCAGCGTGGTTTCAGTCTTATCGAGTTGATGATTGTAATTGTTATCCTCGGTCTGTTGGCTTCAATGTTGGTTCCTAAAATTATGGACCGCCCCAACGAAGCAAGAGTGACTAAGGCTAAGATGGATATGAAAGCCCTTGATTCGGCTTTGAAGCTATATAAGTTGGATACCGGACGTTATCCGACTACTGAGCAGGGACTGCAGGCTTTGATTACCAAGCCGGAAACTCGTCCTGTTCCACGTAACTATCGTAAAGGTGGGTATCTGGATTCTACCACTGCTCCTGTTGATCCTTGGGGTTATGATTATATATATAGAAGTCCCGGAGAGGAAGGACGTCCTTATGAGCTGATTTCGCTTGGTGCTGACGGTATGGAAGGCGGAGAAGATTACGACGCCGATATTAAGAGCTGGGAATAAACAGGTATAATAGAAGTCTTATGGATATGCATGCTGCCCGTCGTTTCTCAGGCGGACTGACTTTCATAGAACTCTTAATAGTTCTATTTATAGTGGGCATGGGCTGGTTTACGCTCATGCCCAATCTTGATCTTGCAGGAGACCGGGGCGATGACAGCTTGAGCTCTATTAATGCTTTGATTTATGAGGCAAAGACGGAAGCAGTGGAAAAAGACTCCCGGCAGTACGTGTATATCGATTTTGAAAATGGATTGCTCAAATGGAATGGCGAGGAGGTTGCTCTGCCTTCAGAGGTGTCCAGCGGACATTTTAATGAATATCCAGTTGATGACAGTGGGATTGAGTTTGTTATTTACCCTGAAGGTTTTAGTGACGAGGTGCGTTTGGTCTTTGTGGATGGTTTGACCGTTGCTCTGGACCCACTGTCGGTTCGTTTTGTGGAGATCTAGCTGTGGCGTGCAAGAACGGTTTTTCACTTATTGAGATCATTGTGGCTTTGACCATTGCCGCTACGTTGTCTATGAGCTTTTTGGGAGTGCAGAGGCAGAGCGCACTTATGGCCCAGTCATCAAAAGATTCATGGAATGTTCTGAATTTATCACAGGATGTTTTGGGGCATAAGTATCCGGACAGGTTGAATGTTGTATCCACCGGTTGGGTTTCATGGCCGGGACCTCCTGAAGGCAGTTTCAGGGTTGGACTTGAGACCGTTTCATCTACCGGAAAAGGGTTTTATACTCTTGAAACCCGCAGTGATGACTATACTCTTGAGTGGAAGATTTATCGGGTATCCCACAAGAAGAAGCTGTTTTAATGATATATTTTCAACGTAATCATACCTCTCCTGAATCCCAGAAGGGTTTTTCGCTTATTGAAGTACTTATCGGATTGGTTTTGTCTGGTTTATTGATGAGTATGGTTGCTATGGTTCTGGGACAGTCGGTCACCAATAACGAGGTTGTCCGATCTAGTGCCGGACTTTCTTCACGCATGTTTACTTTGCGTCGCATTTTGCATCGCGATCTGCAGAATATAATCCCCGGAAGACCTTTAGGTGTTGAGGGTAATGGATTCAGTCTTGAATCTACACACAACGTCATGTTGAAGGGGGCGGGGCCAATTCTTATTAATTGGGACTTTTCTTCGAATATGGTTCGTAGGAGTGAGAAATCTTCCAGTCTTGAATTTGAGAATTCTTTTTTTCTGATGCGTGGCCTTAAGTCATGGGGGATTGAATTTCTTGATGCAAATAAAAATGCCTGGATTTCGCGTTCCCAGTTGGCTGCTAGAGCTATGAGCGGTAAATCCGTGATTAAGGCATTCAGGCTGACGTTGAAATTTGAAGACGGCCAAGATGTGATGATTGTCGAGAGGATTCCATATGTTAGGGGATAATCCAGACAGATATTCACGTGGGGTGGTGTTGGTCATTGTACTGGTGTTATTTATGGCTTTGTCTGGTTTAACTCTTATGACCATTGAAATCAGTTCACGTGGAGCGGTGGAAGCCAGCCGGATGCGTAGTGAGTATGAAGCCGGATTTATGGCTGAAGAAGCTCTCTATATGATCTATGATTTACTTAAAGATGACAAAACGCCATTTTCTGACACAGCGCGTGAAGAATGGGCCAAGAAGTGGAGTGATGATGGACTTGAAATTGTAATTACTCCCTGTAACGCCAAAATTAATATCAACCAGTTGATTAAAGGTCGCGACAGAAAAAGGACACTCCAAATATTTAGCAGCCTTCTTCCTACGGGGGGAGATGTTAGAACTATGGCGGGAAGTCTTGGAGTCTGGACAGGAATTAACGCGGATCCTAAGCTGGAAAAAATAGATAATTTCTTTTATTCCTCACATTCTCCTTCGTATACTCCGCGTGGAGGGGAATTGAAAATCCCGGAAGAAATTTTACTCGTTCGGGGATGGGAAGAGTTAGATCAAGGCTGGGTGGATGAAATGCTTACTGTCTGGGGAGCGGGCCGTCTCAATATAAATTTTATTTCACGTGATGTATTGCTGGCATATTTTCCTGAACTGGGGAAAGGCGTTGACAGAATTATGCATTGGGCCAGAACGAGGGGTTTTACAGACTTAAGTCAGGTGCTTTCGGTTATCGGTATACAGTCTGATTCTTCCCTATATAAAAATATGACTAATGAATTGGTCGTTAAGTCAGACTATTATGAAGCTCGGGTCACTGCGTCTGTGGGTGGGTGTACGGTGGTGAAAAGATACATCATTCGCAGGCAGAGTGCTCTCGAAATAGGAGATCCGGAATTGGTTTTCCAGAACGATATTTCGGTTACCTTTGCAAAATGATCAGTAAATGGACAAACACACTGCTAACAGGTATAGGACAAAGCCATAGATGGCCTTTAAAAAATTAGTATATATTCTTTCATTCAAGGGGAATGAATACGAGTGGATGGTGTTTGACGGACGTGACCTTATCGAATCGGACGGTCCTGCTGATAAAAACAAACATCCGGTCGTTGCCCTTTTGCCTGATCCCCTCTTCTTTTTTTTCAAACCCCGCGGGGCAATTAAGCCCCGTCATGCAAAGTCCGCGACTATGATGCAGATGAATTACTCCTTCCCGGTGCAGGGTGGAGAATTCAAGGTTCTGCGTCCATCCGGAGATGCTGTGCTGGGTTATACCGGGCATGATCTGCTTGATCGTTTTCTGGAACGGCATCGTGAGGTGCTTGCCAAAGCTACTGTTCTGACTACGGCTTTTGCTGTTTGTTGGAGGGCTGCGGTTGCTGAGGGACTGTCTGTCTGGAGTTGGAAAGGTCAGGGAATGCGCATTCTCGCCTGCGCGGATGAATTGACCTATTTCCGTGGTCGTGACGAGGAGTTCAATAGTCGGTTTGAGCGTCTGGGTCTGGATGGTGAGCCTGAACTCATGGATCTGGGCAAAGCATGTGATGTTTTTGCTAAAAAGAAGATTCGTTGGGCCAGACTGAATCTGGTTACCGGTAAGCGTTCCGGTTCCGACAAGTCCGTGACCATTGACTATAAGCCTTATGCTGTTGCAGCTGTATTGGTTTCGTTGATCGGGTTACTTTTTATTTCGGGGCAATATTACCGGTGGCAGCAAAGTCAGGTACAGGCTAAGGAGTGGCGCACTAAGCTTAAGGAAGTTTATGTGAGCGCTCTCGGACCTAATCCGGGTTCTGACCCTTATGGAAAGATTCTTTATAAGCTGGATCAGCTTAAAAGCGGTGGTGAGAGCGGCGGGGTTGATGTGCTTGGACTGCTTGCCGTGTTAAGTGACAGCGCTCCGGTGGGTATTGAGATTGAAGGATTTTCCCTTGGTGCTGATTCCGGAAACATCCGGGGCAAGGTCAGCAGCTATGAAGATCTTGACGGTATGATGGAAAAGCTGTCCGCCAATAGCCAGTTTAATTTTGTTCTTGAACAGGCCACCAACATTGAAGGCGGCATAAGTATCAGCCTGCGTGCTGAGTATAACCGCTAATGTCAGGTAGTGTGATGGATCTGGAAAGATTTTACATTTGGCAGGACTGGCCTGCAGATAAACAGAAGCTTTTTTTTACTGCGCTTGTTGCTGGTTGGGCGCTGGTTCTTTTTCTGGTCTGGTCCGGACTTGCTGAGTCCCAGTCCAAGGCTGAGAGAGTCACTCTTGCCAGTAAGCAGCAATACGCCAAGATAGTACCATTGGTTGAACAGCTCAAGGCCGGTGAATCTTCCCGTGGTGCGCTGGTTGACCGGGAACCCATGACTGCCGCTCAGCAGGTTATCCGTGACCTTGGTCTGGACACAAGGCTGACTTCTCTTCGTCCATTGCAGGGCGGGGGAGATTCCGGACAGGGTGTCCAGGTTTTGCTCGAATCTTTGAATTTACCTGAACTGATCGCTCTGATGCGCGATTTTAATGTGCGCGGAGCTTTGAAGGTTACAAATTTTAATATTAACCACAGGCTGGACTCTCCTGAGCTGGCAGATGTGCAAATTATTCTTTTCAGGTAGGTCGGCCGGATGAAATTCATTCCAAATATTTCTTTTAATTTTTCTTTCAGGAAGATTTTCAAAAAGTTTTTCCTTTTTCTGGCTGGGCTACTTCTAGGTGCTTTCCTGTTTATGCCTTGGGAAGTTGCATGGTCTCAGGTCTTCAAGCTGGCAGATGCAAAAATTTCCAAAGCTACAATTCAGTGGGGTGATTTTGTCAGTGCCGGGCCGTTATCTTTCGAAGTGACTGATGTGTACGTGACCACGAATAAAGGTCTGACCGTTACCGTGCCGCAACTTGGCGTGTCCTTAGGCTTCTCTCCTCTTTTGGAGGTTCGGGTAAAGACCGGGCCGACTTTGACTGCAAGATTATTTCAAACCAAGTCTTTGACCATTGGCGGCGGGGTTGATTTGGCTAAACTCATCCAGATGGATGGTTTGGGTGGTAAGGTGCGTATTACTTCCGATGTCGGCTTTCCTGAATGGGGTGCTCCGCCACATACCGGCAGCCTTGTGGTTCGTTCCGATGCGGTTGAGATTCCTGGCGGACTTGTTGCCGAGGATGTCAACGTGAACGCAGTCCTGGCCGGAAAGCAGCTTCAGCTCAATTCTTTCAGTTGCGGACAGCCTATCCCGGTAACAGCAAAGGGTAGTGCTACTTTGGATTGGAAAAGGCTTCCAAATTCATCATACGCTATAAGCGGTACCACTACCTTCGGGACCACCGAACGGCAGTTCTCTAAGTCCGGTAAGCTTGATAAGTATCTCAAGTTCTAGTTTTACTGCGTGATTTTCAACATGTGTTCGGTTATTCTTGTTGCGGGATGGACCGTAATTCTTTTGTGCGGGTTGAAGCTAAATGATTTCCAATAATATTCTATCTTTTGCTAAATCAGTACTGTGTGAAGTGCTGCAGCCGGGGTGTATAGTAGTCGATGCTACTGTGGGCAACGGTTATGATACTGTTTTTTTGTCAGAAAAAGCAGGTCCGAATGGTTATGTATTCGGATTTGATATTCAGGAAGATGCGGTTAAGCAAACCGAACAGCGTTTAAATGAAGAGTGTCTTCCCGAAAACTGGACTATTTTTCATTCCGGTCATGAGCATATGCTTGAGCTTATTCCTGCAGAGTTTCACGGCCGTATAAATGCTGTAATGTTTAATCTCGGTTTTCTGCCCGGTAGTGACAAGACCGTAATCACCAAGTCCGAGACTACACTGGCGGCAATTAAATCCTCTTTAGAGCTTCTTGCCAAGGGCGGTATGCTCTGTATTGCTATTTATGCCGGACACCCCGGCGGAGATGAGGAAGACATAGCTGTGCGGGAGTACTGTAACGCACTTGATTATCACGCCTATCGGGTTATCCAGAGCGAAATGATAAACAAGCCCGGTTATCCCATACGCATGTTGTTTGTGACTAAGATTTAAATATTACCAGATTTGTGATTGTTGACCCTGATTCTGAAAAGCCGGAAGTTCAGGAAGGTTTCAAACGCGGAGCTGTTCACAGCTTCGCCCGTCACAGCCGCCTTGAATTTACTGATCTTTCGTTTGCCGGCGGATTCGCCACGGGCAGCAATATCTTCAAGGCCCTTGCTATCGGCACTCCATACGCCAAGAGGATCTTCACGGGGCGAGCTATGATGATCCTCGGCTACCTTGGTGCAAGCATTGAGGGCGTCCTTTACTCCGAAAGTGCGGTAACCGGGATCAAGTTTATCATCGACGTTATGGATGAAACAGCCAAAAAGATTCTTGATATGTAAGACTCTTAAGCTATGAAAGAAAAAGGCGGAGGACCGGTCATGGTTCTCCGCCTTTAATTTTTAATAATTGGGGCTGCTAAAAAAAGGCCTTCACAACTTCCACAACCCTTTGGGCGTCTTCCTCAGTCATGTGCGGTCCCATGGGCAGGGAAAGCACTTCGCTGTGGATTGCCTCACTGATGGGCAGGGAAAGATTCTCCATTTCCTTGTAAGCTCCCTGCTTGTGAGGGGGAGTAGGGTAATGAATGGAGGCTTCAATCTTGTTTTCAGCAAGATGCTTGATCAGTCCGTCGCGGTCCTTGCAGCGAACTACAAAGAGATGCCAGACAGACTGGATTTGTTCTCCGACGACCGGGAGCATAAGCGGGGTGTCCTTGAGTCCTTCAAGGTATATGCTGGCTACAGTCTTGCGGGTCCAGTTCCAGTTGTCCAGCTTATCAAGCTTGACGCGCAGGAACGCGGCCTGCATTTCATCGAGTCTACTGTTGAAGCCCTTGCATTCATGGACATATTTTTCAGTTGAGCCGTAGTTGGCAAGCTTACGTACCCGTTCGGCAATCTTGTCGTCCATGGTGGTAACGGCCCCGCCGTCACCGAAAGCACCGAGGTTCTTACCGGGGTAGAAGCTGAATGCCGCTGCGTGGCCCAGTGTGCCGGACATACGGCCTTTGTAAACCGCGCCATGGGCCTGTGCTGCGTCAGTGACTACAAACAGGCTGTGCTTTTCCGCAAATTCCATGATCGGGTCCATGTCTGCTGGTTGGCCGTAGAGGTGGACCGGGATTATGGCTTTGGTTGCCGGAGTCAAAGCTTCTTCGAGCTTGGCCGGGTCCATGTTGTATGTTGCTTCCAATGGTTCAACCGGAACAATGTTGGCTCCGGTACGGGTTACCGCCAGCCATGTGGCGATAAAGGTGTTGGAAGGCACCAGAACATCGTCGCCGGGACCTACTCCGGCAGCGCGCAGGACCAGTTCAATTGCCTCAAGGCCATTACCGCAGCCGATGCAGTGCTTTGCTCCGGTGTAGAGGGCGAATTCCTTTTCAAAAGCTTTTACTTCGTCGCCATGAATAAACCAGCCCGATTCAAGAACCCGCTTTGCTGCAGCGTCCATTTTCGGGGCCA contains:
- a CDS encoding ATP-binding protein; translation: MKKKDKSIVDYLSGYNGKKSRSKLNNTSWRLPILASFYVLAYVLFDLITDSIARHYIFCIFLVVSSLYFSWRIGGRETMTYVGFFNIFFAFIFSRLLHMTGNFSSKLFLSRSFMTLYVVAIVFMFIMTKRKSPADREKVEREKSIRDERQRRRQLELMVATEKLTDDMITQANMVKDELMVLQNSWKSQIHTIVNDLPKVKERELYNQIVTPFEESIIEHLRDLEKRLSFKPQLIGLDELAAKLTDRLEKDRKYSRARLDLQFDFKKWMIREEEVLVDQYKTWEILLNLIRNSQTAMELRQIELLRQGSAEFKIFKPRLSITADVKGNYARLLVTDTGGGVSEDKLQDLFKRAVPSAKRNGNAMGQGTVFVKFFGDNMGFDISAENTETLGSKGLEVTILIPLGTFGPAGAIPAAGDK
- a CDS encoding WD40 repeat domain-containing protein yields the protein MNKKSIIIALTALIVIVSGCAKQPSPETDEPTIVTDGSFDVSKLVGKTPLSLAGYVEYAASQQYSSLDSIYNRPPEDMAGNYIVQLSKSNEIVNLDEDVSTFIHEGSVLASGGKNGVVRLYGGQGCAAVQAASNPVNSVAWFPDSPYLAVSSGQGKVVEIFNVKECARVRIHDVNSTVDMFAVSPRGSWLALIDEARRLWVGPPNGKLRKIDRFTYQPLSLTFSNEEGILMGVDTTGKMVMWSPLKLTRIFDQKIKGGPFKSVKAYGPHLNIVTEKDQRFQWDVSKRVKSPFFEQEDGFFLKNGVLFYKSPRKRFSRKIQFKPVSFSVERSPSGKVYRVSDVDGAIRYYSSLDGSPLKGEYDFADWKEVKIERDYCFAERGREFSLAVPIAQREFQRLYCRYIPSKGYYLWWKKVARPDDYFKSRGMLPRRSGISVETPLEWEPLERKRIDIRD
- the gspG gene encoding type II secretion system major pseudopilin GspG, which gives rise to MQEKRVRIAALKKGQRGFSLIELMIVIVILGLLASMLVPKIMDRPNEARVTKAKMDMKALDSALKLYKLDTGRYPTTEQGLQALITKPETRPVPRNYRKGGYLDSTTAPVDPWGYDYIYRSPGEEGRPYELISLGADGMEGGEDYDADIKSWE
- a CDS encoding prepilin-type cleavage/methylation domain-containing protein produces the protein MDMHAARRFSGGLTFIELLIVLFIVGMGWFTLMPNLDLAGDRGDDSLSSINALIYEAKTEAVEKDSRQYVYIDFENGLLKWNGEEVALPSEVSSGHFNEYPVDDSGIEFVIYPEGFSDEVRLVFVDGLTVALDPLSVRFVEI
- a CDS encoding type II secretion system protein, whose protein sequence is MACKNGFSLIEIIVALTIAATLSMSFLGVQRQSALMAQSSKDSWNVLNLSQDVLGHKYPDRLNVVSTGWVSWPGPPEGSFRVGLETVSSTGKGFYTLETRSDDYTLEWKIYRVSHKKKLF
- a CDS encoding prepilin-type N-terminal cleavage/methylation domain-containing protein — encoded protein: MIYFQRNHTSPESQKGFSLIEVLIGLVLSGLLMSMVAMVLGQSVTNNEVVRSSAGLSSRMFTLRRILHRDLQNIIPGRPLGVEGNGFSLESTHNVMLKGAGPILINWDFSSNMVRRSEKSSSLEFENSFFLMRGLKSWGIEFLDANKNAWISRSQLAARAMSGKSVIKAFRLTLKFEDGQDVMIVERIPYVRG
- a CDS encoding type II secretion system protein GspK, whose translation is MLGDNPDRYSRGVVLVIVLVLFMALSGLTLMTIEISSRGAVEASRMRSEYEAGFMAEEALYMIYDLLKDDKTPFSDTAREEWAKKWSDDGLEIVITPCNAKININQLIKGRDRKRTLQIFSSLLPTGGDVRTMAGSLGVWTGINADPKLEKIDNFFYSSHSPSYTPRGGELKIPEEILLVRGWEELDQGWVDEMLTVWGAGRLNINFISRDVLLAYFPELGKGVDRIMHWARTRGFTDLSQVLSVIGIQSDSSLYKNMTNELVVKSDYYEARVTASVGGCTVVKRYIIRRQSALEIGDPELVFQNDISVTFAK
- the gspM gene encoding type II secretion system protein GspM — its product is MSGSVMDLERFYIWQDWPADKQKLFFTALVAGWALVLFLVWSGLAESQSKAERVTLASKQQYAKIVPLVEQLKAGESSRGALVDREPMTAAQQVIRDLGLDTRLTSLRPLQGGGDSGQGVQVLLESLNLPELIALMRDFNVRGALKVTNFNINHRLDSPELADVQIILFR
- a CDS encoding class I SAM-dependent methyltransferase; translation: MISNNILSFAKSVLCEVLQPGCIVVDATVGNGYDTVFLSEKAGPNGYVFGFDIQEDAVKQTEQRLNEECLPENWTIFHSGHEHMLELIPAEFHGRINAVMFNLGFLPGSDKTVITKSETTLAAIKSSLELLAKGGMLCIAIYAGHPGGDEEDIAVREYCNALDYHAYRVIQSEMINKPGYPIRMLFVTKI
- a CDS encoding DegT/DnrJ/EryC1/StrS family aminotransferase — translated: MKQIRFLDVGWTYQALAPKMDAAAKRVLESGWFIHGDEVKAFEKEFALYTGAKHCIGCGNGLEAIELVLRAAGVGPGDDVLVPSNTFIATWLAVTRTGANIVPVEPLEATYNMDPAKLEEALTPATKAIIPVHLYGQPADMDPIMEFAEKHSLFVVTDAAQAHGAVYKGRMSGTLGHAAAFSFYPGKNLGAFGDGGAVTTMDDKIAERVRKLANYGSTEKYVHECKGFNSRLDEMQAAFLRVKLDKLDNWNWTRKTVASIYLEGLKDTPLMLPVVGEQIQSVWHLFVVRCKDRDGLIKHLAENKIEASIHYPTPPHKQGAYKEMENLSLPISEAIHSEVLSLPMGPHMTEEDAQRVVEVVKAFF